Proteins found in one Pontibacter sp. SGAir0037 genomic segment:
- a CDS encoding mechanosensitive ion channel protein MscS encodes MMKGIIYAVLLGVGMAACLADQNNNADETTEAESTTTPTLPAGDRGLTPDASFFIIGKGKVGPIRIGMPVADLRPQLSSQITFTDTTLQQEGQQYTAFVLRPEQDANGLLVEQQCDTDCRIWRINIQSQDYKTTKGIGVGSKFSEVQANYPISTISQAEGNLVAVSEQAGLSFVLNKSQVDLNRSGDLAPADIPANTLVQRLLVY; translated from the coding sequence ATGATGAAGGGCATTATTTACGCAGTTCTTTTAGGTGTAGGTATGGCAGCCTGCCTTGCAGATCAGAACAACAATGCTGACGAAACAACAGAAGCTGAAAGTACAACTACGCCTACTCTGCCAGCAGGTGACAGGGGTTTAACACCAGATGCCTCTTTTTTTATAATTGGAAAAGGGAAGGTAGGTCCTATCAGAATAGGAATGCCGGTTGCAGACCTGCGGCCACAACTTTCTTCTCAAATTACTTTCACAGATACAACGCTGCAACAAGAGGGGCAGCAATACACTGCTTTTGTACTTCGCCCGGAACAAGATGCCAATGGCCTGCTTGTAGAGCAGCAGTGCGATACCGACTGCCGCATCTGGCGCATCAACATTCAGAGCCAGGATTATAAAACGACAAAAGGCATCGGAGTTGGCTCAAAATTCAGTGAGGTGCAGGCAAATTATCCTATTAGTACAATAAGTCAGGCCGAAGGGAATTTAGTAGCTGTTTCGGAACAGGCAGGACTTTCCTTTGTATTAAACAAATCTCAGGTTGATTTAAACAGGAGTGGTGATTTAGCTCCAGCCGATATTCCGGCCAATACTTTGGTACAAAGGCTATTGGTATATTAA
- a CDS encoding NAD(P)H-dependent oxidoreductase, with protein sequence MKTLLNHLNWRYATKRMNGEKVPQDKLDYILEAIRLSASSVGLQPYTVLVIENEEVRKEIQKVAYNQPQIVEGSHVIVFAAWEKITEEQIDAYMQHTAAVRNVPLESLEGFRNSILGSVKSRTDEQNFEWAARQTYIALGTGLIAAAEQGVDATPMEGFDPKGLDEVLQLKEKGLRSVSMMTIGYRNKAEDFLATARKVRRSKEELFITIK encoded by the coding sequence ATGAAGACACTACTAAACCACCTCAACTGGCGATACGCAACAAAGCGCATGAATGGTGAGAAAGTGCCTCAGGATAAACTGGATTATATTTTAGAAGCTATCCGCCTTTCAGCTTCTTCTGTAGGTTTACAGCCATACACCGTACTGGTGATAGAAAACGAGGAAGTAAGAAAGGAAATACAGAAGGTTGCTTATAATCAGCCTCAAATAGTGGAAGGCTCGCACGTTATTGTTTTTGCCGCCTGGGAAAAAATTACGGAGGAACAGATAGATGCCTATATGCAGCATACGGCTGCTGTCAGAAACGTACCTCTCGAATCCCTGGAAGGTTTCAGAAACAGCATTCTCGGCTCTGTTAAGAGCAGAACAGATGAGCAAAACTTTGAGTGGGCGGCTCGCCAGACCTATATTGCTTTGGGCACAGGCCTTATAGCTGCTGCTGAGCAGGGAGTAGACGCCACTCCAATGGAAGGTTTTGATCCGAAAGGTTTAGACGAAGTACTGCAATTAAAGGAAAAAGGCCTTCGCAGTGTCAGCATGATGACCATTGGCTACCGCAACAAAGCAGAAGATTTTTTGGCTACTGCCAGAAAAGTAAGAAGAAGCAAAGAAGAGCTTTTCATTACAATCAAGTAA
- a CDS encoding PhzF family phenazine biosynthesis protein codes for MPKIKLYQIDAFTSQVFGGNPAAVCVLDEWLPDELMQNIAAENNLAETAFVVRKDADFELRWFTPTVEVDLCGHATLAAAYVLFKFYEYPGTKINFYSLRSGLLTVDLDNEELTLDFPADTLQMVPTPEELVAAVGVKPTETYKGKTDYLLVYTSQKEIEEMVPDMRKLAGIAARGIIVSSPGNTVDFVSRFFAPQVGVDEDPVTGSAHTTLTPYWSERLGKAVLTAKQVSRRQGDLTVAYLGDRVRITGRAVAYLQGEIEV; via the coding sequence ATGCCAAAAATAAAACTATACCAGATTGATGCCTTCACCAGCCAGGTATTTGGCGGCAACCCCGCTGCCGTATGTGTTCTCGATGAGTGGCTGCCTGATGAACTGATGCAGAACATAGCCGCAGAAAATAACCTGGCGGAAACAGCCTTTGTAGTCAGGAAAGATGCCGACTTTGAACTTAGATGGTTTACGCCTACAGTAGAGGTAGATCTTTGCGGCCATGCTACACTGGCTGCAGCTTATGTGCTTTTTAAGTTTTACGAGTATCCAGGCACTAAAATTAACTTTTATTCCCTTAGAAGTGGTTTGTTAACAGTAGACCTGGATAACGAAGAGCTTACACTTGATTTTCCTGCCGATACACTGCAAATGGTGCCTACTCCCGAAGAACTGGTGGCTGCAGTAGGTGTAAAGCCAACAGAAACGTACAAGGGCAAAACAGATTATCTGCTGGTCTATACTTCGCAGAAAGAGATAGAAGAGATGGTACCCGATATGCGTAAACTGGCTGGCATAGCGGCACGTGGTATTATTGTCTCTTCGCCTGGCAACACAGTAGACTTTGTTTCCCGCTTCTTTGCTCCGCAGGTAGGTGTAGACGAAGATCCTGTAACGGGTTCGGCTCACACAACACTCACACCTTACTGGAGTGAACGGCTTGGCAAAGCTGTTTTAACAGCCAAACAAGTATCCAGGCGACAGGGCGACCTGACTGTAGCGTATTTAGGCGATAGAGTACGAATTACTGGCAGGGCAGTAGCTTACCTGCAAGGCGAGATAGAGGTATAG
- a CDS encoding BlaI/MecI/CopY family transcriptional regulator, which produces MKELTRAEEEIMQILWKLGKGFVKDIIEQMPAPKPAYNTVSTIVRILEKKGFVGYTAFGKAHEYYPLVPQDKYKSFFLKTFMSGYFGGSFERLVSFFAKDNNLNVQELDKLIRHVKDDLNEEEDQTDGTDR; this is translated from the coding sequence ATGAAAGAGCTAACCCGAGCTGAGGAAGAAATCATGCAAATCCTTTGGAAACTGGGAAAGGGATTTGTAAAGGACATCATAGAACAGATGCCGGCACCGAAACCTGCCTACAACACGGTGTCTACGATTGTTCGGATCCTGGAAAAGAAAGGCTTTGTTGGCTATACTGCCTTTGGCAAAGCCCACGAGTATTACCCACTCGTGCCCCAGGACAAGTACAAAAGCTTTTTCCTGAAAACCTTTATGAGTGGCTACTTTGGAGGTTCCTTCGAAAGGCTTGTTTCATTCTTCGCCAAAGACAACAACCTGAATGTGCAGGAGCTGGATAAACTGATACGACATGTGAAAGACGACCTTAACGAAGAGGAGGACCAGACGGATGGTACAGATCGTTAA
- the surE gene encoding 5'/3'-nucleotidase SurE, with amino-acid sequence MSKPLILVSNDDGITSPGIRTLVEIAKTIGDVVVVAPDSPQSGMGHAITIGNTLRLDKSIAFDDLGIEAYECSGTPADCVKLAKHHVLKDRKPDLVVSGINHGSNSSISVLYSGTMSAAIEAAIESLPAIGFSLCDYGHEADFSHTREYVEKIIRQALEHKIPENTALNVNFPKKSTEPIKGVKVCRQAHAKWQEEFDERLDPNNRRYFWMTGSFVNFDKGEDTDEWALVNNYVSVVPCQFDLTAHYAIARLNNEWSL; translated from the coding sequence ATGTCCAAACCTTTAATCTTAGTCTCAAACGATGATGGCATCACTTCGCCAGGCATACGCACCCTGGTGGAAATAGCAAAAACGATAGGGGATGTGGTGGTCGTGGCCCCTGATAGTCCTCAATCGGGTATGGGACATGCCATTACCATTGGGAACACATTACGTTTAGATAAATCTATTGCTTTCGATGATCTGGGAATAGAGGCTTACGAATGTTCCGGTACACCTGCTGACTGTGTAAAGCTGGCAAAGCATCATGTGCTGAAAGACCGCAAGCCTGATTTGGTTGTAAGTGGCATCAACCATGGCTCTAACTCCAGCATCAGTGTCTTGTATTCCGGCACTATGTCGGCAGCCATTGAGGCAGCTATAGAGAGCCTGCCTGCTATTGGCTTCTCGCTCTGCGACTATGGCCACGAGGCAGATTTTTCACACACCAGAGAATATGTTGAGAAAATTATTCGGCAGGCTCTGGAGCATAAAATACCTGAAAACACAGCCCTGAATGTGAACTTCCCTAAGAAAAGCACAGAACCGATAAAAGGTGTCAAAGTATGCCGGCAGGCACATGCCAAGTGGCAGGAAGAATTCGATGAACGCCTGGACCCAAATAACCGCCGCTATTTCTGGATGACAGGCAGCTTTGTAAATTTTGATAAAGGCGAAGATACCGATGAATGGGCACTGGTGAATAACTATGTATCGGTAGTACCTTGTCAGTTCGACCTGACAGCCCACTACGCCATTGCACGGCTGAATAACGAGTGGAGTTTATAA
- a CDS encoding M14 family zinc carboxypeptidase: protein MLLTLLLSLFLSSGTPGKPDLKTPYEKGNGNQTATYDEAIDWYKRFDQAYEEVKMMPYGYTDSGRPLHLVIVSTDKDFDPASIKQKNKRVLLIQNGIHPGEPEGIDATMMLARDYLQDSKRRKLLDKVVLAIIPVYNIGGALNRNSHTRTNQNGPESYGFRGNSLNLDLNRDFIKTDSRNAELFHLIFRDWDPDVFMDNHTSNGADYQHVMTLIATQHNKLNPHLASYLQQKMLPDLYKGMKKDKFPMAPYMNHAGDTPDKGIIGFMETPRYATGYTALYNTIGFVPETHMLKPFGQRVQSTYKLMEHMIAVVHRDADEIAAARAKAKQETLQQTNFALDWKLDTSKVDKIPFLGYAAKYKPSEVSGLERLYYDRKAPYSKDINYYNTFTPTVQVQKPVAYIIPYAWREVIDRLKRDKVQLKQLRNDTTLTVDTYYITDYKTGQRPYEGHYLHSDVQVETRTMKRQFLKGDYVVYLNQEANRFLVETLEPQAVDSYFNWNFFDSILMQKEYFSSYVFEDLAAEYLKQDPKLRQRLEEEKRKNPSMATSARAQLDFIYRNTPHYEYTHNMYPVARLMQDIKLPL, encoded by the coding sequence ATGCTGTTAACGCTACTACTTTCTCTTTTCCTTAGCTCAGGCACCCCCGGTAAACCCGATCTCAAGACTCCTTATGAGAAAGGCAACGGGAACCAGACTGCCACCTATGATGAAGCCATCGACTGGTACAAACGGTTTGATCAGGCCTACGAAGAAGTTAAAATGATGCCTTATGGCTATACCGACTCCGGCCGCCCGTTGCACCTGGTTATTGTTTCTACCGATAAGGATTTTGATCCTGCTTCCATCAAACAGAAAAACAAGCGGGTGCTGCTTATCCAGAACGGCATCCACCCGGGTGAACCAGAAGGGATAGACGCCACCATGATGCTTGCCCGTGATTACCTGCAGGATAGCAAGCGCCGCAAACTGCTGGACAAGGTAGTGCTGGCTATTATACCTGTTTATAATATTGGCGGAGCCCTGAACCGTAACAGCCATACCCGCACCAATCAAAACGGGCCGGAGAGCTACGGCTTTCGTGGCAACTCCCTTAACCTCGATCTGAACCGAGATTTTATTAAAACCGATTCCCGTAATGCCGAGCTTTTCCACCTGATCTTCCGCGATTGGGACCCGGATGTGTTTATGGACAACCATACTTCTAACGGGGCTGATTACCAGCATGTGATGACCCTGATTGCCACACAGCACAACAAACTGAACCCGCACCTGGCTAGTTACCTGCAGCAGAAAATGCTGCCTGACCTGTATAAAGGCATGAAGAAAGATAAGTTTCCGATGGCGCCTTACATGAACCATGCCGGCGATACTCCCGACAAAGGCATTATTGGTTTTATGGAAACTCCCCGTTACGCTACCGGCTATACTGCACTTTACAATACCATCGGCTTTGTACCTGAAACGCACATGCTTAAGCCCTTTGGCCAGCGGGTGCAATCTACTTATAAACTGATGGAGCACATGATTGCTGTTGTACACCGCGATGCGGATGAAATTGCCGCCGCACGCGCCAAGGCAAAGCAGGAAACCCTGCAGCAAACCAACTTTGCCTTAGACTGGAAACTGGATACAAGCAAGGTAGATAAAATTCCTTTTCTGGGTTATGCTGCCAAGTACAAACCAAGCGAAGTAAGCGGGCTGGAGCGCCTATACTACGACCGCAAAGCGCCCTACAGCAAAGACATTAACTACTATAATACCTTTACCCCTACCGTACAAGTACAAAAACCTGTCGCCTATATTATTCCTTATGCCTGGCGCGAAGTGATAGATCGCCTGAAAAGAGACAAGGTACAATTAAAGCAACTCCGCAACGACACCACCCTTACGGTAGACACGTACTATATCACCGACTACAAAACAGGCCAACGTCCGTACGAAGGCCATTACCTGCACTCCGATGTGCAGGTGGAGACACGCACCATGAAACGGCAGTTCTTGAAAGGCGACTATGTAGTGTACCTGAACCAGGAGGCAAACCGCTTTTTAGTAGAAACGCTGGAGCCACAGGCGGTAGATTCGTACTTTAACTGGAACTTCTTCGACAGCATACTGATGCAGAAAGAGTATTTCTCTTCCTATGTATTTGAAGACCTGGCGGCCGAGTATCTGAAACAAGACCCGAAGCTTCGCCAACGGTTAGAAGAAGAAAAAAGAAAAAACCCAAGTATGGCAACCAGTGCCAGAGCTCAGCTGGATTTTATTTACCGCAACACGCCTCACTACGAGTACACCCACAACATGTACCCTGTGGCCAGGCTGATGCAGGACATTAAACTTCCACTATAA
- a CDS encoding DoxX family protein codes for MSILRNLYRLRNMGLLLLRLGIGVMFVLHGWPKLEGGPERWAMLGENMQLLGIGFAPVFWGFMAGFAETVGGILLALGLFFRPTCALLLITMIVATTRHIVAGDGFGGYSHALEAAILFFSFLFIGPGKFSLDESIFPAHKDRSKF; via the coding sequence ATGAGTATATTACGCAACCTATACAGGCTCCGAAACATGGGGCTTCTCCTGCTTCGATTAGGTATTGGAGTTATGTTTGTACTACATGGCTGGCCAAAGCTGGAAGGCGGTCCGGAGCGTTGGGCTATGCTCGGAGAAAACATGCAATTGCTGGGAATTGGCTTTGCACCTGTATTCTGGGGATTTATGGCTGGCTTTGCTGAAACTGTTGGTGGCATTCTGCTTGCCCTCGGCTTATTCTTCCGGCCAACCTGCGCTTTACTGCTGATCACGATGATTGTAGCCACCACCAGGCATATAGTGGCCGGAGACGGATTCGGAGGTTACTCACATGCCCTGGAAGCTGCTATTCTGTTTTTCTCTTTCCTGTTTATTGGCCCGGGTAAATTCAGCTTAGACGAAAGCATTTTCCCTGCCCATAAAGACCGCAGCAAGTTCTAG
- a CDS encoding M56 family metallopeptidase has product MVQIVNYLIKSGLCMLALYLFYYVMLRSQPGIRLNRLYLLIAPAIAMVLPLLQWPPLLSHDIFIAESLQAFQLREVEITAYQNETATAAMKSYITFPSAVLFTYCIGTIVLLGKLVSQLMRIRKLVIQSTALPSEAPDTVLLQTDSSHPTFTFLHYIFVGEQSYLTAQEKKQVLVHEMAHAKLHHTWDILYYEILSALLWFNPMVWLLKNELRDVHEYQADAEVLAQHQPQQYSALLAKEVLYKTGIPVGSYFKEPQVFKRMQMLQRYGKRTNLLRPLAMLPLLLLSLLFSSQGVSADIAAGLSALPQEAAPEQEVNIATTTEPAKFVSEDSKVKFVPPAIVEEKRKPGTGNNITPSAKNVEASSPQEKADETLDTSKVYEYVEQMPFFHGGEKAMLQFLGENIKYPKAAIEAKTEGIVVLSFVVQKDGMLTDINIIRDLGNGTAEEAVRVTKLMQGKWQAGRQNGIALPVRYTLPVRFTIK; this is encoded by the coding sequence ATGGTACAGATCGTTAACTACCTTATCAAATCGGGGCTTTGCATGCTGGCACTGTACCTGTTTTACTATGTCATGCTCCGGAGCCAGCCTGGTATAAGACTAAACAGGCTATACCTGCTTATAGCTCCTGCTATTGCTATGGTTCTACCCTTGTTGCAGTGGCCACCGCTACTCTCACACGATATATTTATTGCCGAAAGCTTACAGGCATTTCAGCTGCGGGAAGTTGAAATTACGGCTTACCAAAATGAGACTGCCACGGCGGCTATGAAATCTTATATAACCTTTCCGAGTGCGGTACTCTTTACTTATTGTATCGGAACAATTGTTCTGCTTGGCAAACTGGTGTCGCAGCTAATGCGCATCAGAAAACTGGTCATTCAAAGTACTGCTTTACCATCCGAAGCTCCTGATACCGTACTTCTGCAGACTGATAGCAGCCACCCTACTTTCACATTTCTGCACTACATTTTTGTAGGTGAGCAATCTTATTTAACAGCTCAGGAGAAAAAGCAGGTACTGGTACATGAAATGGCACATGCGAAGCTCCACCATACCTGGGATATTCTTTATTATGAAATACTTTCTGCACTCTTATGGTTTAACCCAATGGTATGGCTTCTGAAGAACGAGCTACGTGATGTGCACGAATATCAGGCCGATGCAGAGGTGCTGGCACAGCACCAACCTCAGCAATACAGTGCCTTACTGGCGAAAGAGGTACTTTATAAGACAGGTATACCTGTAGGAAGCTATTTTAAGGAACCGCAGGTATTCAAGCGTATGCAAATGTTGCAGCGATATGGCAAAAGAACGAACCTGCTCCGCCCTTTGGCTATGCTCCCATTGCTGCTGCTCTCACTGTTGTTCTCTTCACAGGGGGTATCTGCCGATATTGCTGCCGGTTTATCTGCATTACCTCAAGAAGCTGCTCCTGAGCAGGAAGTAAACATTGCGACTACCACAGAACCTGCCAAATTTGTTTCTGAAGATTCAAAAGTGAAGTTTGTTCCGCCTGCTATAGTTGAAGAGAAACGAAAGCCTGGCACCGGAAACAATATAACACCAAGTGCTAAGAACGTAGAAGCCTCATCACCTCAAGAGAAAGCAGATGAAACGCTTGATACCTCAAAAGTTTATGAGTATGTAGAACAAATGCCCTTTTTCCATGGTGGCGAAAAAGCAATGCTACAATTTTTGGGAGAAAACATTAAATATCCCAAAGCTGCCATAGAAGCTAAAACTGAGGGAATAGTAGTCCTATCCTTTGTTGTACAGAAGGACGGAATGCTCACCGATATTAACATTATAAGAGACTTGGGCAATGGCACGGCCGAAGAAGCTGTACGTGTAACCAAGTTAATGCAAGGCAAATGGCAAGCCGGCAGACAAAACGGTATAGCCTTACCCGTAAGGTATACCCTGCCGGTCCGATTTACCATAAAATAA
- a CDS encoding energy transducer TonB, whose translation MFFFTVHEDGSLTDITIVKDLGYGTAEEAVRVTELMANMWQPGGQNGITVPVRYTLPVRFALD comes from the coding sequence TTGTTTTTTTTTACTGTACATGAGGATGGTAGCCTAACGGATATTACCATTGTAAAAGACCTAGGCTATGGAACTGCCGAAGAAGCGGTTCGGGTAACCGAGTTGATGGCTAACATGTGGCAACCCGGCGGGCAAAACGGTATTACTGTCCCTGTAAGGTATACCTTACCTGTACGGTTCGCTTTAGATTAG
- a CDS encoding Dps family protein, giving the protein MATTNQIGIDAEKATQLAEKLNVLLANYQLFYINARGFHWNIAGEKFFELHAKFEELYNDAIVKIDEIAERILTLGHTPLHTFTSYLETSTIKEVSNVSEGRQAVQEVLNSFSVLISSERELLELAGDANDEGTNALMSDYIREQEKLVWMYSAYLKG; this is encoded by the coding sequence ATGGCAACAACAAACCAGATTGGAATTGACGCAGAAAAAGCAACACAACTTGCAGAAAAACTGAATGTACTTTTAGCCAATTATCAGTTGTTTTACATAAATGCACGCGGTTTCCATTGGAACATAGCAGGAGAAAAGTTCTTCGAACTGCATGCTAAATTTGAAGAGCTGTATAACGATGCCATTGTCAAGATTGATGAAATTGCCGAACGCATTCTGACACTCGGCCACACGCCCCTGCATACCTTTACATCTTATTTAGAAACTTCTACTATAAAAGAGGTGTCGAACGTATCTGAAGGCAGGCAAGCTGTACAGGAGGTTTTGAACAGCTTCAGCGTATTAATATCAAGTGAGCGCGAATTGCTTGAACTGGCAGGAGATGCTAACGACGAAGGTACCAATGCCCTTATGAGCGATTATATCCGGGAGCAGGAAAAACTGGTGTGGATGTACTCGGCTTATCTGAAAGGCTAA
- a CDS encoding TonB-dependent receptor: protein MKKSILLSFALVLCLLQQVVAQSKTVSGRVTDQDTGQGLPGVSVSVKGTSTGTNTGADGSYSIAVPSDNTTLVYRFIGMTTQEIVVGARSTVNVTLSTDSRQLAELVVTGYQTQNSREISGSVASVSGEEVALNPIGSFDQALQGRAPGILIQANSGQPGAAANVLIRGRGSLFGGNQPLYILDGVEITAADFATLNPADFESFSVLKDAMSTSIYGSRGANGVIVITTRRGRAGKTQLDYNVQYGFSTMPENKLKLMNSSQKLDYELANGNPYEWDDDDLARLRAVNTNWEDVFFRTGVTKNHTLSASGGSENTTYFLSGSIFDQSGTVQTTGLERYTGRANIENKTGAFTFGLNSTFGYSEFTNTSEANTGIATPLNAIRWTNPYETPYDENGNYTQMTSGQPNALQQLLENTNLRQQLKGVANFYVKYDIKAVPGLSVRTNWGGDYTSNENTNYIDPTTPSGASSTGGRGSLTRSYNRRFRVTGTTSATYATEFGSDHTLSVSLFNEVVTSKYRNLGFTGYGLGGAFENESGITPGTATNGFIPAVAGGGEESALLSYFVTANYGFKERYFVSVTGRRDGSSRFGANNRWANFGSVGASWIVSDEAFMQNLSDIFNELKLKISYGSSGNQGDIAPFQPRELYSRAVYNGVSGLVQNQLSNPDLRWERRTTFNTGFELSTLNGRLRSTLEYYDSRTTDLFLNRQLSRTSGYRSLLYNVGELQNKGVELYLNGDVISTPDFTWSLNANLTYNRNRVTELIGEGDNDVISGNYIQREGESMNSLYMVRYAGVNPDNGNAQYLTAEGEITEVYNAADRVIVGTTEVPFFGGFGTTLRFKGIELSALFSFVQGNKIFNNDRMNVEDPSYLWDNLSAALLNEWRTPGQVTDIPRATQAMRGGTTRFVEDGDFLRLRNLNLSYTLPSSLTNAIHLRRVSVFAQGQNLLTWSKFQGFDPEISTASPTGDDSRYPGTLTGAQYPALRTITFGLNVGL, encoded by the coding sequence ATGAAAAAAAGCATACTCTTAAGCTTTGCTCTGGTGCTTTGCCTGTTACAGCAGGTAGTGGCGCAGAGTAAAACTGTCTCAGGTAGAGTAACAGACCAGGATACGGGGCAGGGACTGCCAGGTGTGTCTGTTTCAGTTAAAGGAACTAGCACAGGTACTAATACTGGTGCGGATGGCAGTTATTCTATTGCAGTGCCTTCTGATAATACTACGTTGGTGTACCGGTTTATAGGAATGACAACACAGGAGATTGTAGTTGGGGCTCGAAGCACTGTAAATGTTACTCTTTCTACGGATAGTAGACAATTGGCTGAACTTGTAGTTACTGGTTATCAGACACAGAATAGCAGGGAAATATCCGGCTCGGTAGCATCTGTATCCGGTGAGGAAGTAGCCTTAAACCCTATAGGTTCTTTTGATCAGGCTCTACAAGGAAGAGCTCCCGGTATCTTGATACAGGCAAACTCCGGTCAGCCTGGTGCAGCTGCCAACGTGCTCATACGTGGCAGAGGATCTTTATTTGGAGGAAATCAGCCTTTATACATTCTGGATGGTGTTGAAATTACAGCTGCTGATTTCGCTACTTTAAACCCTGCTGACTTCGAATCTTTTAGTGTGCTGAAAGATGCCATGTCTACTTCTATTTATGGTTCCAGAGGTGCTAACGGTGTTATTGTTATAACAACACGCAGAGGTAGAGCTGGTAAAACACAGCTGGACTATAACGTACAGTATGGCTTTTCCACTATGCCTGAAAACAAGCTGAAACTTATGAACAGTTCTCAGAAGCTAGATTATGAACTGGCAAATGGCAATCCTTATGAATGGGATGATGATGATCTGGCCAGGTTAAGAGCTGTGAATACAAACTGGGAAGATGTTTTCTTCCGGACTGGTGTTACAAAAAACCACACCTTAAGCGCCTCAGGAGGTAGTGAAAACACGACTTATTTCTTATCTGGTTCTATATTCGATCAATCTGGTACAGTACAGACTACCGGCTTGGAGCGTTATACTGGCAGGGCAAATATCGAGAACAAAACAGGTGCATTTACTTTTGGTTTAAACTCAACCTTTGGTTACTCGGAGTTTACTAACACAAGTGAGGCAAACACAGGTATTGCCACTCCACTGAATGCTATTCGCTGGACGAACCCATACGAAACACCTTATGATGAGAATGGGAATTATACACAGATGACTTCCGGCCAGCCGAATGCATTGCAGCAGTTACTGGAAAACACAAACCTTAGGCAACAATTAAAAGGAGTAGCTAATTTTTATGTCAAATACGACATTAAAGCTGTACCCGGACTTTCTGTTAGAACAAATTGGGGAGGGGATTATACCTCTAATGAAAACACAAACTACATCGATCCAACTACACCATCCGGTGCTTCCTCAACAGGTGGAAGAGGAAGCCTTACCAGGTCTTATAACAGGCGGTTCCGTGTAACAGGTACTACTTCTGCAACTTATGCTACAGAATTTGGCTCTGATCATACTTTAAGTGTTTCATTGTTCAATGAAGTTGTAACCAGCAAGTACAGGAACTTGGGCTTTACAGGGTATGGCCTGGGTGGTGCCTTCGAAAACGAATCTGGTATTACGCCTGGTACTGCTACCAATGGCTTTATTCCTGCTGTCGCCGGCGGTGGCGAAGAATCGGCTTTACTATCTTATTTTGTAACGGCAAACTATGGTTTTAAAGAAAGATATTTTGTCAGTGTTACCGGGCGCCGTGATGGTTCTTCCAGATTTGGAGCAAATAACAGATGGGCAAACTTTGGTTCTGTTGGTGCCAGCTGGATCGTGTCTGATGAAGCTTTTATGCAGAATCTGTCTGATATCTTTAATGAGCTGAAGCTTAAAATCAGCTATGGATCTTCTGGTAATCAAGGTGATATAGCCCCATTCCAGCCGAGGGAATTATATTCAAGAGCGGTATACAATGGCGTTAGCGGTTTAGTACAGAACCAACTAAGCAACCCAGACCTGAGATGGGAGAGAAGAACTACTTTTAATACGGGTTTTGAATTGTCTACCTTAAATGGCCGTTTGCGCTCAACGCTTGAGTATTACGACTCCCGTACTACGGATTTGTTCCTGAACCGTCAGCTTTCGAGAACCTCTGGTTACAGATCGCTTCTGTACAATGTGGGCGAGCTGCAAAACAAAGGTGTTGAGCTTTATCTGAACGGTGATGTTATCAGCACCCCTGATTTCACCTGGAGCCTGAATGCTAACCTGACCTACAACAGAAACAGAGTTACTGAGCTAATCGGTGAAGGAGATAATGATGTTATTTCTGGTAATTATATTCAGCGCGAAGGCGAAAGCATGAATAGCCTGTACATGGTACGCTATGCAGGTGTTAATCCTGATAACGGTAATGCACAGTATTTAACTGCGGAAGGTGAAATTACAGAAGTGTATAATGCTGCTGATCGCGTTATTGTCGGTACAACAGAAGTACCATTTTTTGGGGGCTTCGGTACTACGCTTCGTTTTAAAGGAATAGAACTTAGTGCTTTGTTCTCGTTCGTTCAAGGTAACAAGATCTTTAACAATGACCGCATGAATGTAGAGGACCCATCTTACTTGTGGGATAACCTGTCTGCTGCGCTTTTAAATGAGTGGAGAACTCCAGGTCAGGTAACAGACATACCAAGAGCCACTCAGGCAATGAGAGGCGGTACTACCCGATTTGTTGAAGACGGCGACTTCCTGAGGCTGCGTAATCTGAATCTTTCATACACATTGCCAAGCAGCCTGACAAATGCTATTCACTTAAGAAGAGTCTCTGTATTTGCACAAGGACAGAACCTGCTTACCTGGTCAAAATTCCAGGGCTTCGATCCGGAAATATCTACTGCCTCTCCAACAGGTGACGATTCAAGATATCCTGGTACGCTTACCGGAGCACAGTATCCGGCTCTGCGCACAATTACTTTTGGTCTGAACGTTGGATTATAA